In Methylomarinum sp. Ch1-1, the following proteins share a genomic window:
- a CDS encoding RNA-guided endonuclease InsQ/TnpB family protein, with protein sequence MTVKRAYKYRFYPDAEQEVLLTKTFGCVRFVYNAILRYRMDVYQQDQVKINYSGASAKLTELKVTPDLSFLKEVSSVPLQQCLRHQQRAFTNFFEGRAKYPVFKSRKHKQSAEFTYRAFTYKNGQLTLAKCKSPLDIRWSRKLPCAPSTITVSKDRAGRYFVSCLCEFEPLLLPVTDKKVGIDVGIKDLFVSSDEFRSGNPRHTAKYEVKLAILQRRLAKKTLGGRNRAKAKRKVARLHAKIADCRQDHLHKLSRKLINENQVVCAENLAVKNLIKHPTLAKSIADASWGELTRQIEYKANWAGRVYVEIDRFFPSTKRCHCCGLVTQSMPLNVRSWECPQCGTNHDRDLNAAKNVLAAGLAVLAFGENVSDDDIPISPSDSR encoded by the coding sequence ATGACAGTGAAACGCGCGTATAAATATCGATTTTACCCTGATGCTGAACAAGAAGTTTTGTTGACTAAAACGTTTGGTTGCGTGCGCTTTGTCTATAATGCCATCCTTCGGTACCGAATGGATGTTTACCAGCAAGACCAGGTTAAAATCAATTATTCTGGCGCCAGTGCAAAATTAACCGAACTGAAAGTGACGCCGGACCTGTCGTTTCTCAAAGAAGTCTCCAGCGTACCGTTGCAACAATGTCTTCGACATCAGCAAAGGGCGTTTACGAATTTTTTCGAAGGCCGAGCAAAATACCCGGTGTTTAAATCGAGAAAACACAAGCAATCTGCAGAATTTACTTATCGAGCATTTACTTACAAGAACGGCCAGCTGACTTTGGCCAAATGCAAGAGCCCGTTGGACATCCGCTGGAGTCGGAAGCTGCCTTGCGCGCCATCAACCATTACCGTGTCCAAGGATCGGGCTGGCCGCTATTTCGTTTCCTGCCTGTGTGAATTCGAACCGTTGTTACTGCCGGTAACCGATAAGAAAGTTGGCATCGATGTCGGCATTAAAGACCTGTTTGTGTCCTCGGACGAATTTCGATCCGGGAATCCTCGCCATACCGCGAAATACGAAGTGAAACTGGCAATCCTTCAGCGTCGCTTAGCGAAAAAGACGTTAGGCGGCCGAAACCGGGCAAAAGCAAAGCGCAAGGTCGCCCGCCTTCATGCAAAGATCGCCGATTGTAGACAGGATCATTTGCACAAGCTGTCACGCAAACTCATTAACGAGAACCAAGTGGTTTGCGCGGAAAACCTTGCAGTAAAAAACCTGATCAAACATCCCACGCTCGCCAAATCGATTGCCGACGCCAGCTGGGGCGAACTGACGCGCCAGATCGAATATAAAGCGAATTGGGCTGGCAGAGTCTATGTTGAAATTGATCGGTTTTTTCCGTCCACCAAACGCTGTCATTGCTGCGGTTTAGTTACCCAATCCATGCCGCTGAACGTTCGGTCCTGGGAGTGCCCGCAATGCGGGACGAATCACGATCGCGACCTGAATGCAGCGAAAAACGTTTTAGCCGCCGGGCTGGCGGTGTTAGCCTTTGGAGAGAATGTAAGTGATGACGATATTCCGATATCACCATCCGATTCTCGATGA